AGCACGTGCTTTGATGATTTCCCGCGATCGCAGCATCAAAACCCGTCAACAAGCCATGCTCGGCCGTTTAGCCACAGAAGTCGGCTTAACTGCTGATGCTGGAAAATGCTGGAGCCGCATTCAAGGTAAAATTCAACCCACTTTCCGGGTTAACTATGAGCATCATATCGGTTCTTACAGCTAGAACCCCTGGTTTGGATGAGCTTCTTAGTTGGTAGACAATCAGTCTTAATCTCCCTCCAAGACTCTTGGGGGGAGATTTTTAGGATTGAGGGATAAAAACCTAAAAATGTATAATATTATACTCAATAAAATTTAATTTCCGGAACTTAAAGTATCTCGAAGCTTTTCCTCAAATGCTATCAGCTTTTGAGTGATATCCTTAAGCTTTTGTATCTTTTCAGGCTCAGATGAATTGAAACTATAGAAAACTCGACGTTCTTCATTAATTTCAAGCTGGAGAATAGAGCAATAACTTTTAATACTTCTCCATTTAGCCTCACGCTTGGATGGATTCAGGAATGTCAAGCAAGCGGCAGAGGTAAATGAAGTAATCGATAAACCCAGAACAATGTTTTGGTTGTCAGATAGGGTAAAAATTGCACAAAGAGCAGAAGAAATGGTTGCTGTTAATCCAAGCACTTTGTGTATCAGTCCCCATCGATCTTCATATCTAGACTTGGATAATACAATAGCTCTAGAATCTATTGTATTTTTCAACTCTTCATACTGATCTATATATAGCTGCCTTTCCGCATCTTTATTCCAAAACCCCCTAAAACTGTTCATACCCAACCCCTCTAAGCCACATGCTCTACCTGCTCTACTATCCTACTGACCGTAGGCTACTATAATAAAGGAGTTAGCATTCAATAGAGACTTAACTCTATCCCTTTTCTCAAGAACTTACTACTATGGCACGTCAAGTATCCCTTTCTGATGTTGCAGCAGATAATTCAAGTCGTTTTCCTTCCCGTTCAGATATTGAGAGTGTCTCAAATTCCTTACGGAAAGCTCTAGTCTGTCTTGATGCGGCTGAATCTCTAAGCAAGAATGCTGATCTTCTCACTCAGGATACTGCTGAATTTGTCTTCACCAAGTTCCCTGATGCTGCTAAAGCCTCCAGTTTTCTATTTGATTCTTTGCCTGAAATGGAATCTCATTCTTTTCAGGAAGATATCGCAATGCTCATCCGCTTACTCACCTACTCTCTTGTTGCAGGTAGTGATACGATTCTAGAGTATGAACCTCTAACCGAAATATTCAAATCAATCTCTTCTTTACCACCTGAGTCTTCACAAATTTCTCCCCTCTGGTATGTTGAGGCAATGGAATTCATAAGAAATCATCATCATTTACCTGAAGAAAGTGCTTTAGAGTTGAGTTCATATATTGACTCAATCATCACTGCTTTGAGACCGTCTAAAAATGATATATAGCAAACCTAAATGAGTTATGTAATGGCTGCCCCTCATCCCCCTGCCCCCTTCTCCCGCAGGCGCTGCCCTGCTTGCCCTGCTTGCCCTGAGCGAAGTCGAAGGGAGCGAAGTCGAAGGGAGCGTAGCCGAAGGGAGCGAAGTCGAAGGGAGCGTAGCCGAAGGGAGCGAAGTCGAAGGGAGAAGGGGGAAAAGTCCCTCTCCCACGGGAGAGGGATTTTCCTTCGGACATGAAAGGGAGAGGGCATTTCCTGTTGCACAGCTCATTTAGACTAGCTATAGCGCTTCGACGGCAAAAGGGTAATAGGAAAAAGCGGGTTCTGTATTTTATTCATGCTCGCCAATATCGAGAGATTTAATCTGCTCAGAAAACCAATTGGCAACGGTGATATTACTAGCTTCTTGTAGACGGACAAGGGTTTGTTCCAGAAGTGCGATGGGTAAACCCGATAAACCTTGAGAAGTTGTACATTCTTTATATTGGTTATTCTCTTGTAGCTCGAAGGCAAACACTCGCCGTCCTCTGACATCAATCACCCAATATTCAGGGATACCTAGAGAAGCATATAAATGTTTTTTCTCATCTAAATCGCTCGATAGGGTAGTATCGGAAATTTCACCCACTAGATCGGGGACGCGCCAGCGATCTAAATCAATATAGCGTTTTTCGCCAGGATTCCAGGTGGGATAATCATCTCCAATATAAAGGACTAGATCGGGTGCAGCCGAACTTTGATTGTTTTTTTCTAATAAACACCCTCCAAATGAATTGGAGATTTGGGAAGATTTTTGACTGAACCAGATAAAAAAGAGGATGGCAAATAAATCGCCAATATTAGAGTGGTTAATGCCTTCTGAACCCATTTCGACTAAGAGTTGATGTTGGTAGTAGTATAACTTGATTCGTTCTGAGCAGTCGCGATCGCGCCAGGCTTCGTACTTTTCCCAGCTAGAGGGTTGCCACAGTTGCAAAGGAACTTGATTTTGGCGAGGATCGGCGATGAGGAAAGTCATAGGATGAAGGTGTAATGAAGGTATAGTTATAGCAAGAGGTCTCTAGAGGCAATTTTATGTCATGTTAGCGGATGGGGTCACTTACCATAAAACTATCATACCCCTCAAGTAACACAAGAGGGGTAGAGGAAAGTTAAGTCAAAGACTTATAAAACAGCAAGTTAATTGACTTTACTGACCTTGGAGATAGAAGATTTATTCCCATTCTTGGGGTTGTTAATTGTCAACCAGTTATCGGACTTGAAATCAATTAAAACTTCTTGCCCAATATTGATAGAAAGACGATCGTAATACCAGACAATATAACGATTTTTATTTTTATCCTGAACAAGAATTTTGTAGTTAGGGTACTCCAGTCCAAATACTTGCAACACTTGAAATGATTCTGTTTTCATCAAGAAGTCCTTTTTTTCAACTTCAACAATCAAAGGAGATAGAATTGCCTCCTTATTTATATTTGAGCAGTACACAGCTACACAAGCCAGTATTTGGGTATCCCCATGTATGTGAATATTTTTGTTTAGCTCTGTGTAGTCTACACAGAGCAATATTTGGGTGTCCCTGTCGATGTGAATGCTGTTGTGTCGATCTGTATGGTGGAGATTTTCATCAACAAGTCTTTATCTACCGATCATGGTTTCAGCCTGTCTCTTATAATGTCCATGGTTCTCTGAACTTTTTGAGGTGACAGGAGATGAAACAATACTTAGGATTACTCTGTACTTTAATCATTACTGGCTTCTCGTCGAGTGCGGCACTGGCGACTCCGGAAGCGGATCGAACCGTCGCCTGCGATCTGCTGGTGGTGGGGGGTGGACTGGCGGGAACAGCTACGGCTTATGAGGCTCTGCTGGGAGGTAAAACGGTTTGTCTGACGGAGTTGACGGACTGGGTGGGGGGTCAAATTTCTTCCCAGGGGACTTCGGCTTTGGATGAGAGAACGACGCAGAGAGCGCAATTGTTTTATTCTCGCGGCTATTTGGAGTTGCGCGATCGCATCTTCCGTCGCT
This sequence is a window from Roseofilum capinflatum BLCC-M114. Protein-coding genes within it:
- a CDS encoding Uma2 family endonuclease — protein: MTFLIADPRQNQVPLQLWQPSSWEKYEAWRDRDCSERIKLYYYQHQLLVEMGSEGINHSNIGDLFAILFFIWFSQKSSQISNSFGGCLLEKNNQSSAAPDLVLYIGDDYPTWNPGEKRYIDLDRWRVPDLVGEISDTTLSSDLDEKKHLYASLGIPEYWVIDVRGRRVFAFELQENNQYKECTTSQGLSGLPIALLEQTLVRLQEASNITVANWFSEQIKSLDIGEHE